The DNA region GCCCTGAGGTAAACACTTAAAGGGATCccccactgtttttacaaatgtggcctaaaatctttaaaatgtacttattagtagatataTGTCTAACaacacactttatttgtttattttcctttctctctctctctctctctctctctctcaagtacccctgtagtgcTAGGGGTACACTCgctcccatttgagaaacactgctctaaatcgtcaggaaaagttaaagatgttgatgtaaaccttttgtttacagaaagaagataaaaacagttgtgacttGAAAATAATTGATAACTACAGGGGGCGatagttccaactctgctgtttggtAGTAGATGATGAAGCAGAgcagaagagctctcctaagggacctttactctcccttaaacagtgcgctgacatgctctggtggctgaagttagtgagtaaatcactgactgttgaagacacacaaaccctgaggatagaagtcttTTTGGATGGAAGTCCTTCATGAGTCCGTGATTTACTTTTGGTAAACAAGaagtttacatcgacatctttaacttgtcctgattttttagagcaactaaaagcaacacaagttgttattttgactgaaaaagctgctaatgatctaaaaattaggctgaatgtttcactttaatagaaaacaatgggatgtttacagacagtggggccatgtgacatcatcaatcacgtgattttaaATCTGTattgtaaagtagtcccatttaggaatgtgcgatattttattgtttatgatatatcgtcaaaaatattctcaccgcTAAGattatgtcatcccacgatataaacaataaatttccatgttggaaattagcgaggcccacgggccatttgtccctcaatttagccaagaatgcccataaAAATCTTGTCCCACAGAacaaaactgcccctgtttgttgtcaacttattatgCTGTGTACGGGAGCTCCGCAGCGAAGCTTTCGTGGCCGCGTTGTGCACCACTCCTCCCGCCCCCAGTTCTCACACCCACAGACGACGGTGCTTGTCACGGCTACCTGGAGCTGCGATAtatcatggaccactacttggttaaaaccagataaccattaaacaaagggaaccgattcaagttcctccatcagatccacccaaagttccacaaacacagggacagagatgaacccgtagcaacgattatgaactggaaactcaactaaagctaactatgctaagctatcccactgacacacagactgggctagaagctaatgctaaccactccatataaggaataatagaccaaataaaaagaacaagtcttactgtcataaaaccactaAGAGCCACTGATCtatttatggtcagatttaacacttttatggaagaataaaagctaaacatgtcacacactgtgtgaaataaatgttagcataatattaatgtcTCTAATTAATCCATtcaaacttgtgaaacgcaatgttttttattatatttcacatgtttACAGACAAAGttgtcccattagactaatgtaaatattgagattattacacataaatatactgaatgattaaatcatcagcttgatctggtttaattatagtaatcatagagttatttattaatcataactttatgtaactcataagataaatgaaacaagattcagcagcagtaaaaacactgatggagttatttgtgttttgcatgtgctttttttttttttagaaaatttcattttaagcTGTTTCTATgcaagctaaaaataaataagtgaaaaggCTCTTTAGTGCCTCTTAAAGGTACTGtagataaaatatatatataatactattTTTACACGCAAATACTAAaacatgtaatgttattaaaaAGTTTTGTCACATTATGTTTTCTGTAGGTCTAAGAAACAATGCTAATGATGCTtcttgtgtgtggtgttttattttggaggtatCCGTTCGTTCTTTCAAAGTCTTCCATGTATTCTGTTGGAGCTCCTCACACATGGCCACAGGCACTGGGTGCACTAATGTGGCTCATCGATGCTGTCAAGGTGAGCAAAACAAACTACATCCACTTTTCAAACATAGTCTTTAAGCGAtcgttaataaaaaaattaaaatatacgtgttttgtatgttttgtgtggCAGGTTAACTGGAGTCTGCATAAACAGGAGCTGCTCTTCAGTGACTTCAGTGGCGACAGCGACAACATTGAAGAAGGGCCTGAATATAACAAGGTGTGTCATGTCTTTAAACAGTGTTAGCACTTTAATACAGTGTGTGTCTATGGGGTGTAAAAGCTTGGTCACGTTCTCATAGCTGacaaattaaacatttagctcatttttctttcatttgagacagaaattcatgtaaaacagcattttCTATATCATTGTCAAAATGTGTCCACATGAaaaattaatctaaatgttaaatgtaagtgttgcatctaaattttaaatgtaaatctaaatgttaaattttgtgATCGCCTACTCTGTATAATTTCTGAACATTTAGCTTTGCACTTGacgaccgatttaacatttagatttaacactgagatttagatttaacatgtaaatttagatttaacatgtaaatttaaattttacatttagatttacattaacacttagatttaacattgagctTTACATTTACGTTTAACATGTAGATTTAAATTTTACacttaaatttagatttaagatttagtcttacatttaacatttagatttaacatttaccgtatatttaacttttacatttagattttacttgcaattttacacatatttttcatgcaggtttttagtttaatttagttttttatgaaatatgtttgttgcattatgaaacatgatatGACTTTTTTAACCGTTTGTTCATTCCATACATTcactgaatttccttttttgttttcttaagctttttgtcacagattccaaacaatgttttaatatttttacatctGTTTTTATTCCAGTCactagtttaatttagtttttgatttattataaaatatgatgttacttgttccctgttggttcaatgcatttgaaaatgtgttatatgtcaggattatttggggggcaatgggtGCAGGTGGGGCTGGAAAGTTCACCTTTGTTCAAAGTGGGGAgcacccaaaaaagtttgagaaccactggttaaataattgttaaagagcaaaaaaaaaatttgcatcaATTCAGACACATTCATGGTTCCAGTTTTTATCTTTGACTTTTAGTTAATCTGTATTATCTGGAGATTAATAGGACTGATAAGAACAAGTTAGTGTTTTCTGTCAACTTTgtttaaagattaaataaataaaagtatggaAAGTGGGATATAAATACAGattgattgtttaaaaaaaagactttcaCCTTTTGTTTTGTAGCTTTTCCTGGATTACACGGCGGAGACGTATTCAAAGTTCATGCAGGGCAACGACATCTTTGAGGATGAAGACGATTCTTTCCTCACTCGACTAAGTAAGTCAGTCAGTTCTCAGTAATCATAACAATAACATATGTCTATGTTTTAAATCCAGTATCTTGCTAACTGAAGTGTGATGAACGTCCTCACAGAGAAACTCTACAATGTTGACGACGCCCTGTTGGCCTCAATGGAGGAAAAATACAGGATTCTCAGCGATGAGGTGGAAAGACTGGAGAAAGACAATAAAACTGTAAGACTTTTAAACTcctgaaaaaaaatcagtcatgggcaactggcgggcCTCGATCTAATTTTAtatggcccccaaagtaaatgtacaaaatgacagaaaaatacacaaaacaaaagcaagaatacataaaaaaaatacagtgaaaatactccaaaaatagAGAAAACCAATAAACACAGGaaccaaacgacaacagtaatacacacaattactccaaataacacaatacaacaacaaaaatacacaaaatgacaataaaaacacaaaattactccacaaacccacagtgctaaaaaacaagcaaaacgacaatagaaattcacaaaaattactccaaaaaatgcaaaatgacaacatacagtaaatactgactccaaaaacataattttttcagggaaaatacacaaaattactccaaaaaattattcaaatgacagaaaatcacAACCTGGGtacataaaaatacaagaaaaacacaaaaaaaattaccttgtaaacccacagtactaacaagcaagcaaaacaacagaaatacacaaaaatttctccaaaaaatgcaaagcGATGACAGAAATACTCAAtatgatttcaaaaacatacattttacaggaaaaatactgaaaatgacttaaataaatatgcaaaatcacagaaaatgacaacaaaagttcacaaaaagacaagaaaaacacagaaaatgactccgcaAACCCACACAGTAcgaacaaacaagcaaaacgacaacagaaatacacaaaaattactccaaaaaatgcaaaatgacaacataaatactcaatatgacaaaaaacgtATGCTttgcaggaaaaatacacagagacaacagaaatgcacaaaaaataattataacgagcaatataacaacaaacatacagagaatgacagaaaaacacacaaattatgattaaaaaaaaatatttgttatttcctgtattaatgctcggAATCCTgccataaatgttgataatgtggccctttttGTGGGCCACACTCTTCTGGTGTAGAGTCcacttaaaaaaagaacaaaacctcattcaaaaagtgaaattgAAAATGTGTCAATGACACCAAACCACGTTCTTGCTGTGAACAGGACCGCCTGATGACTACGAGGATGGAAAAAGTCAAACTTCAAGCAGATCTAAAGAAACTCCACAGCTATCGGAGCAGCTTGGACTCATTTAAAGCAAAGCTGGAGAGCAGAGACTCAGAACTTAAAGATGAGTTGGAGACAAATCGTAAGCAGCAGCATCATCATGTTTCTACTCCACATATTTATCTAAATATGATGAATATGACCTGATATTATAGGTGCATCATAAGCCATAACATTATGTTACCTAAATgtactttaatgtattttacttgtGCCGTTTGACTTCTCTAGTCAGTCTTCTAGAAACTCTAAAACATGAGAGAGATGAGCtgcagcatctcctgcagaacCAGAAGTTCACGCCTGCAGATGTGgagagaatcaacagagagaagagagaaCTCCAACAAACCATCTCCAGCCTCTCAAAGTCTCATGAAGATGCTGAACAACACAAGTGGAACGAAGAGATCGCTCTGGCTAAAGTCAAGGAGAAGGTACTTTGTAATCAATAATCAAATATCATATTTTACAGATTGATCCCAGGGATATTTatctccagaaaatgattttcataaaattgttgaccacgtttttgttgtttatttgttgaatccataaataattccttgataatgaaaccttgacctgttctctagcgccaccatcaggacaaacttataaattagaattcatttattttgaatagttttcatccaaatcgtCTCAAATTTACTGATAACATCAATAACCATTAGAGTAtaaaccctattggttgtggtgatgatatgacctttgacctttcctgcagcaccaccatcaggtcacactttcagttttagagttggtGTATCTGGAAAATCGTTtgtccaaatcttttctaatctggtaattcatgactctcacagaatgaaccataatGATTTATGTTGGTAATCCTCTCTTTCCTCTTATaagcatatttatttacttatttttatctgcttttttgtaacatatttcagtttattcactataaagtttcaATCAACCCTCCTATTTAGTTATCTGGGCTTTAGAATTatttgatatgattttttttattttattttatgtgtgtgtgtgtgtgtgtgagtgtgtgtgtgtgtgtgtgtgtgtgtgtgtgtgtgtgtgtgtgtgtgaggagtttgatcaaattgaccccagaggaacaccaatgcgtgcaatatgtgttcagcacattgaaaaaaaatgtcatcatgataattttatgcttaatcaaaatcaaaaaaagtCACAAGAAATAAAGTCAACTGTTGTATTTTTGAATGAGGCCAAATTGACCCCttggataataggagggttaaatatAAGATGCTATAGACATATGACTATTAGCTAGCTTTTTCTAAATGTTCATCCCGACACTATATTGTCAATAAATATAAGTTAATGTTTTTTAACGCTGTTCTGTCCATGGTAGGCGGAGCTAAAGCTGACGGAGTATCACAAACTGGCTCGTAAACTGAAGCTGATCCCACTGTCCGCTGAGAACGCATGTGGTCACGATTTTGAAATCAGACCTTTTGAATTTGGAAACGCTCTCATGGTTCAACAGAAGTCTCAGATCCAGGTACGTCATTTAGTCATTGTATCGCTAGTTCATGATCAATTCTGGTATCAATAACAATGATTACTACtacaatccgtgtacccttcgttctttggtttttctattttaaaaccaaatctaaataacaaataaactgtgtggttatttagtttttctgacTAATCGGATGATAAATCGTACAATTTTTTGTtctatgttgctacaatcttttaatgctttttttttattgtgtcgGGGGTGAAATGCTCCCAGACCAGGGATGATCGAATGTATCCCAATAATGTCTGCTGTTTATCATGGTAACGATAAAAATtacgataaattaaaaaaataaataaataaaagtatttccaactttaagtgtaaacaggttccttacaaacacaaataaaaataaataaatcatcacTAGAATCTAATTCAgtaatagcatttacacatacatgtggatcactctattagtgttattgtaaataattaatttataatgaaaaaaagcacaaaaataactccaatagtcTTTTTACTCTTTAATATAAACTTTTTATATGAAGTTGTTAgtgttagctcttagcccagtctttgtgttggtgggttagcttagcttagttagctttagtccAGTTTCCACTTCATAATTGTTGCTACTTTGGGTGAATCTGACAGAGGAActtagactggttcactttAGGGGGGGTGTGGTCTGGTCACGGTTCGTGATGTAACTTGTatggcagcttcaggtagagTGCGGCGCTCCCGTTAAcaccgctccagagaataacaaagacaaaagactTGGAGGCATCGTTGGCcccgtggaacaaggtttttagggccGTTCTTGGCTACATTGAGGGCGTAACGTACATACAACTCTGAGCTAAGATGTATCAAAGGTGCGATGagccactcctcatgaaaaacaATGATCAGCTCTGTCCACAGCTTGATGACGTAATCTACAATGCCGACTAATCGTTGAACCCTTTCTTCACAATGGAGGCTCGaaagggtcggatttggcccctgggcctcaGGTTTGACACGCGTGATATTAAAAGCTTGTGCACTGTGCGTCAGATCAAGCTGAGGAAGCTGATCAGTGACGTGGAGGAGGAGATCAGTCGCTGCTCCAACATGAAGCTCAGCCTGGAGGAGTCGTGTGaacaggtgtgtgtgcgtgtataaaGCTTCCTCTGTGTTGTATCTACAGTCAAAACTCAGTGATTAAACCctgctgtgtgcgtgtgtgtgtaggtaaACTCTAACATCATGGATAAGTCCAACGACctgaagcagctcagagagcagatCCGCAAGTTGGACGAACGTCTGGATTCTGAGATGCAGGTACAGCCTTCGTCATCACACAGAAGTGTTTCTGTGACCTCCACCAGACTTcattctatttttaattttatttctaggAGCTAGCGCGAGAAGAACAGGACTGGGCAGAAGAAATGGAGTCTGCTGATAATCACCGCAAACTTCTGGAGAAGAAAGTGAACTTTGGTTATGATGAGGCTGTGCAGCAGCTGAAGGCAGCACAGCAACAGTAAGTCACACTGAAACGTgcatttagagcagtggttttcaacctaggggtcacctggaatgtgTTAAAAATCATTTctgattgaaaatatattttatatatgttaatttttctttttcaaaataaaatgcaacacAGTCTTTAACAACTCTATTCTTTACTTTCAATttctcaaatctaaatctagttaaaataaaatgctgtataaagaaaaaatatatataacaaaggGTAGCACTCTACTTAAAGTTTCttcataaaggctgacattacgctgtcattattatgacttttcTGCAGCTCCCATTTGCTGTTCCATGAGCTACAaggagaggcataagcagagagagcggtcagcaggaccccctggaacagTAGCCCAGATATTTAGATGGCAACAAAAGACagtttaattagacagaagaggaggagctttGGTGGGGGTGGGTTTGCGAGGCGTTTGCATACAAAGGTGTGCGGAAGTAGGCGTGTTGCCGTGTTTTAAATGCAATGCTGAGACCAactagaacatgatcagctggatgattaactgattaggggatggatgctgtcagttgttaacagctactgACAGATGAAGGGGTGGGGCTAGCTTGACTTTtgtgcctgcctgaactaattTTATGGAGACACCATGaaacgaaaaaaataaaaaaaaatagaataataatttactcagtaaaggttgggtgtagaaatgtagcaaatgacttcttttaaaacatacttacagtaagtacaagtaaaattactgatttagaaatatactcagaagcacccataaaagcaactcagttacagtaacgtgagtacttgtaatccattactttcacttctgctCCTTTGTCTCTCGGCTTTAGTCAATAAGTTAGTTTTAATGCTTTGCTCTCATGTTggtcatgtgttttatttttaacgtGTAGGTACCATCTGGTGCTGCAGGAGACCAATGAGGAACGGAGAACAGTAGCAAACAACCTGGCTTCTGTGTTTACCACCGCTGCCAATCACCTGTCCATCACAGAGGTAACACTTCTGTTTGTCAGGAATCACATGAGAACTAGAAAAGCAGCTCATTTCCACCCATGCAGTTTCTGcttaattttgtttaaaaaaaacaataaaaaataactttagaaATAATAAGGGGGTCGCCATTCCCATTTCAGGATTTTCATTCTGTTTTTTCCGTCAGTTTTAAAAGGAAAACTTCAAGAAACTACAACCAGACAATGAAGCTATtgatgatttcaggaagttttttttagcttgtAATGAGTCTGATTATTAGGGAAAAACAAATAGCAAATGTTTAAACTGGTGAGGCTGTGGTTTAGGTCGTATTCATAATTGACGAACGCAGCAGTGCGCATTGGctgatgccgatacacgtaaaacacgcaaaaatggGCCGATTAAATTGGCCGGCCAATGAATCACTATTTCCACGGCACAGTGTTTGATAAACCCTGAACTATAGTACCTGAtgtggtttgtttgttgtttaataTTTAAGTTTGGGTTCTAACGTGGTGTTTATTGATGTATGTTGTGGTTCCTGTTTATAACAGAAGTGTCTGGAGGATCTTCACAGTCGAATCCAGAGGATTTGCTCCAAGGCTGTGGAAGAGGACAAAGCTTCTCTACAAAAGATGCAGGAAACAGTGAAGAACTTCATGTCCAAAGCAaacaatatgtaaaaaaataaagtaaaaaaagatcTTTACAGGGACAACAGAAATGTTTGTACGTTCTTTCgttctctgaaaaaaaaaatgtttagttgAACCGTTATTGTTCCCTGTTTGAAGTTTGTCTTTTTAACTCTGTGTTTTTTAGTATTTCCACTTTTCATATTTCAATGTCTGtgttcatttaagttaataaacTGTATTTTCAGTGTATTCAACAAAGCTTAACCTCAGCaagattctttctttttataatatgttaaagttttatttattcagaaaaactgttcctcaggaaatccactttgatctcctgacatgtttccactaaaaactgccagtcttccacagaggcatctgctgattgctttgatattttttttgaagtttttttttacttccgcgtagtaataaatatgcaaaatttcagtttcctatgtgctgTAGATTATGAGATATTAGAagctaaaaatggaagaaaaataagaacctATGAAaataaaccccccccccccccactaaattgtccatatttcataatacgatcaaacaaaaaaaaacttagagtGACTATTGAATATTTaagaaacaattggtaaaaaaaattctgattttttttttcagactaaAGTGTGATGACATGAATTGAGTCGTATTACTTAAtgttgttttctattgaagACACTAGAGAGCAGCACATACAGTAGCTCTGCAGcttgtgtgcactgtgatgatTGGCTGATCAGGaaaaagattaattaattaaacctTGGTTTAATGAGGGACGAACGATAGAAAATCTGCCTTTAACCTAAGTTTAAATAAGATACACAAGTGTTTATTGCTTTCTTCTTTAAAAGGTGATGTTGAAGGACTCCACAGAGAtggaatggattattattcatttgtAGCATAGATCTAGTGCAGGGTTGGGCgactatcacagcgggggccaccaAAAttatgattgtatctgatccaaggaCCATACTATTAACATTTATGACAGCATTATAACTAGTGCAGTGTCTGTAGGAAGTCTGTATTCATAGATGTATGGGCAGActatctactgtatactatCTATATAGACAGTCTGTCCatgcatgtatgaatatatacatatgtaggtGTTTGTACACATGTATTATCCacacagctttcaacttacaCTGCGCAAAAAGCCCAAGAATCGAACCCCGAATATTCCAAGATATGAGTCAAATGCGGTGATATCCACCTGGGATACTCTCCGAACAGCAGTTGAAGTCGATGTCATGTTCGGAGCATGTCAAACTCcggatatgggaacacttttatACTTGCCATATCCCGGAGTTCAATTCTTCCcggatactctccccggtcatatccgaagtccgaacaccactagtattttgattccgaatactgcaccgatactctgcccggtcatatccgaagtccgaacaccactagtattttgattccgaatactgcaccgatactctccccggtcatatccgaagtaCGATATACAATTCATGGCCCATAGGGTGACTCACCATACCCAGGACAGTTAAATGCAGTGTCCCTAACTCTATACTAGGTCCACTTAAACCTTTTTCACCTCTGTACCAATTGTCTCATCAAAAATGGCAGATCTACTTTGAAGATAGAGACTATcaagataaatattaaaaacaaaaatcacttagtgcacataacattttattctatcacaataaaattagaatgagttagaaaaagaaacacacacacacatatatcac from Gouania willdenowi chromosome 20, fGouWil2.1, whole genome shotgun sequence includes:
- the LOC114454487 gene encoding kinetochore protein NDC80 homolog isoform X2; translated protein: MERTSGAGMPRNSTMSGFGGSEKIKDTRPLHDKSFVQQCIRQLHEFLTEQGFPGPFSSKMLQSPSTKEFVKMFEFIYRQLDPTFEMPNSKVEEEVPAILKALRYPFVLSKSSMYSVGAPHTWPQALGALMWLIDAVKVNWSLHKQELLFSDFSGDSDNIEEGPEYNKLFLDYTAETYSKFMQGNDIFEDEDDSFLTRLKKLYNVDDALLASMEEKYRILSDEVERLEKDNKTDRLMTTRMEKVKLQADLKKLHSYRSSLDSFKAKLESRDSELKDELETNLSLLETLKHERDELQHLLQNQKFTPADVERINREKRELQQTISSLSKSHEDAEQHKWNEEIALAKVKEKAELKLTEYHKLARKLKLIPLSAENACGHDFEIRPFEFGNALMVQQKSQIQIKLRKLISDVEEEISRCSNMKLSLEESCEQVNSNIMDKSNDLKQLREQIRKLDERLDSEMQELAREEQDWAEEMESADNHRKLLEKKVNFGYDEAVQQLKAAQQQYHLVLQETNEERRTVANNLASVFTTAANHLSITEKCLEDLHSRIQRICSKAVEEDKASLQKMQETVKNFMSKANNM
- the LOC114454487 gene encoding kinetochore protein NDC80 homolog isoform X1, which produces MERGRMSRATTGRASELPMRVQDSNRMSMVYATPQSKQPSFGKLSIGKPPSVTSEKRTSFFGARTSGAGMPRNSTMSGFGGSEKIKDTRPLHDKSFVQQCIRQLHEFLTEQGFPGPFSSKMLQSPSTKEFVKMFEFIYRQLDPTFEMPNSKVEEEVPAILKALRYPFVLSKSSMYSVGAPHTWPQALGALMWLIDAVKVNWSLHKQELLFSDFSGDSDNIEEGPEYNKLFLDYTAETYSKFMQGNDIFEDEDDSFLTRLKKLYNVDDALLASMEEKYRILSDEVERLEKDNKTDRLMTTRMEKVKLQADLKKLHSYRSSLDSFKAKLESRDSELKDELETNLSLLETLKHERDELQHLLQNQKFTPADVERINREKRELQQTISSLSKSHEDAEQHKWNEEIALAKVKEKAELKLTEYHKLARKLKLIPLSAENACGHDFEIRPFEFGNALMVQQKSQIQIKLRKLISDVEEEISRCSNMKLSLEESCEQVNSNIMDKSNDLKQLREQIRKLDERLDSEMQELAREEQDWAEEMESADNHRKLLEKKVNFGYDEAVQQLKAAQQQYHLVLQETNEERRTVANNLASVFTTAANHLSITEKCLEDLHSRIQRICSKAVEEDKASLQKMQETVKNFMSKANNM
- the LOC114454487 gene encoding kinetochore protein NDC80 homolog isoform X3 gives rise to the protein MLQSPSTKEFVKMFEFIYRQLDPTFEMPNSKVEEEVPAILKALRYPFVLSKSSMYSVGAPHTWPQALGALMWLIDAVKVNWSLHKQELLFSDFSGDSDNIEEGPEYNKLFLDYTAETYSKFMQGNDIFEDEDDSFLTRLKKLYNVDDALLASMEEKYRILSDEVERLEKDNKTDRLMTTRMEKVKLQADLKKLHSYRSSLDSFKAKLESRDSELKDELETNLSLLETLKHERDELQHLLQNQKFTPADVERINREKRELQQTISSLSKSHEDAEQHKWNEEIALAKVKEKAELKLTEYHKLARKLKLIPLSAENACGHDFEIRPFEFGNALMVQQKSQIQIKLRKLISDVEEEISRCSNMKLSLEESCEQVNSNIMDKSNDLKQLREQIRKLDERLDSEMQELAREEQDWAEEMESADNHRKLLEKKVNFGYDEAVQQLKAAQQQYHLVLQETNEERRTVANNLASVFTTAANHLSITEKCLEDLHSRIQRICSKAVEEDKASLQKMQETVKNFMSKANNM